The following proteins come from a genomic window of Halorussus halophilus:
- a CDS encoding Na+/H+ antiporter, which yields MAAETGIAAELIDLLAVFVIAAGVGVFVAKVGRFPYTIALLLAGLVVSILGIGIDIQLSHDLILLVLLPPLLFEGAATTDLERFRANLVPIIVLAVVGLILSILLLGWVGSYAFGFPLLISLLFAAMILPTDPVSVLALFEELGAPERLSVLVEGESLVNDGVGVVIFSTLLGLVLQSQESGTNLEQLVTPSTIGQASVDILVSSGGGLLVGLVAGLAVYQVMYRLDDHMTEIVLTLILAYGSFLLAEHYLHVSGVIATVTAGLFIGNPAAEHAMSAQTKISIFNTWETAAFLVNTLIFLLIGAKTPINQMVEHAPLILTAIPLVIFARAAVVYPITAVTNRLTSPDIPFSYRHVMVWGGLHGSIPIALVLGLPDGTPFPLREELRAMVFGVAAFSLVVQGLSMENVMDRLDIVTRSDAEELYELLIGRARAVDAALDAADRLHDAGDLSRTVYEDFRGEYEREKEDLNEAISELLADNPELRREELLVGERRVLKKEKSAIMDAMRTGTISDDVGRRLLEELDLKLDHVQTGESTVRDDPEKEAFEEFWRARAAEFGLGGDAEATDD from the coding sequence ATGGCCGCAGAGACCGGAATCGCCGCGGAACTCATCGACCTGTTGGCGGTGTTCGTCATCGCTGCGGGCGTCGGCGTCTTCGTCGCCAAAGTCGGGCGATTCCCCTACACTATCGCGCTGTTGCTCGCTGGACTCGTCGTGTCGATACTCGGTATCGGAATCGACATCCAGTTGTCTCACGACCTCATCCTGCTCGTGTTGCTCCCGCCGCTGCTGTTCGAAGGGGCTGCGACGACCGACCTCGAACGCTTCCGGGCGAATCTCGTGCCCATCATCGTCCTCGCAGTGGTAGGACTGATTCTCTCGATACTTCTGTTGGGGTGGGTCGGAAGCTACGCCTTCGGGTTCCCATTGCTCATCTCGCTGTTGTTCGCTGCGATGATCCTCCCGACCGACCCAGTCTCGGTGCTGGCGCTGTTCGAGGAACTGGGCGCGCCCGAGCGACTCTCTGTCCTCGTCGAAGGCGAGAGTCTGGTCAACGACGGCGTCGGCGTCGTCATCTTCTCGACGCTGTTGGGGCTGGTGCTTCAGTCCCAAGAGAGCGGAACCAACCTCGAACAACTAGTCACGCCCTCGACTATCGGGCAGGCGTCCGTCGATATTCTCGTCTCCAGTGGCGGCGGACTGCTGGTCGGTCTCGTCGCCGGACTCGCGGTCTATCAGGTGATGTACCGACTGGACGACCACATGACCGAAATCGTACTGACGCTTATTCTCGCCTACGGGAGCTTCCTGCTCGCCGAACACTACCTCCACGTCAGCGGAGTCATCGCCACGGTCACGGCGGGTCTGTTCATCGGTAACCCCGCCGCCGAACACGCGATGAGCGCCCAGACGAAGATATCCATCTTCAACACGTGGGAGACCGCGGCGTTCCTCGTCAACACGCTCATCTTCCTGCTCATCGGAGCGAAGACACCAATCAATCAGATGGTCGAACACGCGCCGCTCATCCTGACGGCCATCCCGCTCGTCATTTTCGCGCGCGCCGCCGTCGTCTACCCGATTACCGCGGTGACGAACCGACTCACGTCGCCCGACATTCCGTTCTCTTATCGCCACGTGATGGTCTGGGGCGGTCTCCACGGGTCGATTCCCATCGCGCTGGTGTTGGGTCTCCCCGACGGCACGCCGTTCCCGCTCCGCGAAGAACTCCGCGCGATGGTGTTCGGCGTCGCGGCGTTCAGCCTCGTCGTGCAGGGTCTCTCGATGGAGAATGTGATGGACAGACTCGACATCGTCACCCGGTCGGACGCCGAGGAACTGTACGAGTTGCTCATCGGTCGCGCCCGCGCAGTGGATGCCGCGCTCGACGCCGCCGACAGACTGCACGACGCGGGTGACCTCTCGCGAACGGTGTACGAGGATTTCCGCGGCGAGTACGAGCGCGAGAAAGAGGACCTCAACGAAGCTATCTCCGAACTGCTCGCGGACAACCCCGAACTGCGCCGCGAGGAACTGCTCGTCGGCGAGCGACGCGTGCTGAAGAAGGAGAAGAGCGCAATCATGGACGCCATGCGAACCGGAACTATCAGCGACGACGTGGGTCGCCGTCTGCTCGAAGAACTCGACCTGAAACTCGACCACGTCCAGACCGGCGAGAGTACGGTTCGAGACGACCCAGAAAAGGAAGCCTTCGAGGAGTTCTGGCGCGCTCGCGCGGCGGAGTTCGGCCTCGGGGGCGACGCGGAAGCAACCGACGACTAA
- the gcvT gene encoding glycine cleavage system aminomethyltransferase GcvT, protein MTLRKPPLRDVHDERGATFTEFGGWDMPVEFDSIKLEHRAVRETVGIFDVSHMGEIEVTGPDAEALMQRLTSNDVTALDAGDSQYSMITDEDGHVIDDSVVYRLPDDDEADYLFVPNAGHDEQMHDRWTTYRDEWGLDATVNNATDEYAMYALQGPDAPDLLGEVAEDSLSDLSKFEAKYVSVAGVECWVARTGYTGEDGFELILPSTEATTVWEALDCQPCGLGSRDTLRMEMGFLLSGQDFDHEDDPRDPYEAGVGFTVKLDTEFVGRDALEQVKEEGVEDEFVGIKLVDRGVPRHGYDVTNTDNIVIGEVTSGTMSPTLNEPIALGYVPTEYADPGTVVRVMVRGQSKKAKVASTPFIDN, encoded by the coding sequence ATGACCCTTCGGAAACCGCCACTGCGCGACGTTCACGACGAGCGCGGAGCGACGTTCACGGAGTTCGGCGGGTGGGACATGCCCGTCGAGTTCGATTCGATAAAGCTCGAACACCGCGCCGTCCGCGAAACAGTCGGCATCTTCGACGTCTCCCACATGGGCGAAATCGAAGTGACCGGCCCGGACGCAGAAGCGTTGATGCAACGGCTCACGTCCAACGACGTGACCGCGCTCGACGCTGGCGACTCCCAGTACTCGATGATAACCGACGAAGACGGACACGTCATCGACGACTCGGTCGTCTATCGACTCCCGGACGACGACGAGGCAGACTACCTCTTCGTCCCGAACGCGGGTCACGACGAGCAGATGCACGACCGCTGGACGACCTACCGCGACGAGTGGGGCCTGGACGCGACGGTCAACAACGCCACCGACGAGTATGCGATGTACGCCTTGCAGGGACCAGACGCCCCCGACCTGCTCGGTGAAGTCGCGGAGGACTCCCTTTCCGACCTCTCGAAGTTCGAGGCGAAGTACGTCTCGGTCGCTGGCGTCGAGTGCTGGGTCGCCCGTACCGGTTACACCGGAGAAGACGGCTTCGAGTTGATTCTTCCCTCGACCGAGGCAACGACCGTGTGGGAAGCACTCGACTGCCAGCCTTGCGGTCTCGGGTCGCGTGACACGCTCCGCATGGAGATGGGCTTCCTGCTCTCCGGACAGGACTTCGACCACGAGGACGACCCGCGAGACCCATACGAGGCGGGCGTCGGCTTCACCGTCAAACTCGACACCGAGTTCGTCGGCCGCGACGCACTCGAACAGGTCAAGGAGGAGGGCGTCGAAGACGAGTTCGTCGGCATCAAACTGGTAGACCGCGGAGTACCGCGGCACGGCTACGACGTGACCAACACCGACAACATCGTCATCGGCGAAGTGACCAGCGGGACGATGAGTCCAACGCTGAACGAACCGATTGCGCTGGGCTACGTACCGACGGAGTACGCAGACCCCGGCACGGTCGTTCGCGTGATGGTCCGCGGGCAGTCCAAAAAGGCAAAGGTAGCGAGCACACCATTTATCGACAACTAA
- the gcvH gene encoding glycine cleavage system protein GcvH yields the protein MSFEVPDDRKYMESHEWATNADDTAKVGITDFAQDELGDVVFVELPSEGDELTKDEEFGVVESIKAVSDLYSPVNGTVVAVNEALHDQPELVNDDPFGEGWMLEVELDDDSGLDELLSAGEYREQIE from the coding sequence ATGAGCTTCGAAGTACCAGACGACCGGAAGTACATGGAATCGCACGAGTGGGCAACTAACGCAGACGACACCGCCAAGGTCGGCATCACCGACTTCGCGCAGGACGAACTCGGAGACGTGGTGTTCGTCGAACTCCCCAGCGAGGGCGACGAACTCACCAAAGACGAAGAGTTCGGCGTGGTCGAGTCCATCAAAGCCGTCTCGGACCTCTACTCGCCTGTCAACGGCACCGTCGTCGCAGTCAACGAGGCCCTACACGACCAACCCGAACTGGTCAACGACGACCCGTTCGGCGAGGGGTGGATGCTGGAAGTGGAACTCGACGACGACAGCGGTCTCGACGAACTGCTCAGCGCCGGGGAGTACCGCGAGCAAATCGAGTAG
- a CDS encoding J domain-containing protein: protein MKQTKLLFGLASVFAGLATVQFVLGFVYSPVFFAVALPFAVAAYLIWYHASGRLAERVRQGRAGEYRDETTETGGFGAGPRESFSERSRFGSGFDAREQGRQRGNRRTRNRPPNQPNSGPSVTEASRTLGVTPDADTEQVRQAYRQKVKAVHPDSEDGDEEQFKQVQEAYERLQNRS from the coding sequence GTGAAGCAGACGAAGCTCCTGTTCGGACTCGCCTCCGTCTTCGCCGGACTCGCCACGGTGCAGTTCGTCTTGGGGTTCGTCTACAGTCCGGTCTTCTTTGCGGTTGCACTACCGTTCGCCGTGGCCGCCTACCTAATCTGGTACCACGCCAGTGGTCGCCTCGCCGAGCGGGTACGGCAGGGCCGAGCGGGCGAGTACCGCGACGAAACCACAGAAACTGGCGGGTTCGGTGCGGGTCCGCGCGAGTCGTTCTCCGAGCGGAGTCGGTTCGGTAGTGGTTTCGACGCGAGGGAGCAAGGCCGCCAGCGGGGGAATCGACGAACTCGAAACCGACCGCCGAACCAGCCCAATTCTGGCCCGAGCGTCACCGAGGCGTCTCGCACGCTCGGTGTCACACCCGACGCCGACACCGAACAGGTGCGACAGGCTTACCGCCAGAAGGTCAAGGCCGTCCACCCCGACAGCGAAGATGGCGACGAAGAGCAGTTCAAGCAGGTGCAAGAAGCCTACGAGCGGTTGCAGAACCGTAGCTGA
- a CDS encoding BGTF surface domain-containing protein, which translates to MFERQTQFGTALAVAIVLLAVTTPPLVSGAPSAKSAELTPNASFTPQVVHEHRGDIATITVDSPKSGYVNIGSQDTAFWLKVKVGSGTTELKLNTYKAGMADSTAAMKAALDGGTVVNNPAPTPLDKPLGAAQYEMNVTMDNGQEIGIGKLIIEERATNSIETRIAPEKLQSQVENLEITDLPKQTVEPWNNGSVAHEDWVSIHVNASGLSGMLTKEKLDGHDGDGIQLKFTQTSGELNEEHNEFWASEDATYFIANKSGEGFFVLIDTNKHGIGPGERYNVTFSVKRPLASEKGERVSTSFKTVPRRTKINRNGAGEEVVVDGKTTISGKTTLTPGSTINLTVRNQTLPQLFMTKQVEVRGDRTFATNFDFSDVSPGRAFEIRLPDSDRKKSVPGVVAGGEPTTPETTTPPTTTRPPTTTPDETDTPVQTTTTEPTTPATTAGYTQAAIGATESPLTERPLENASQSQEGGESLVPGFGVELAIVALAGAVLLARRSSGR; encoded by the coding sequence ATGTTCGAGAGACAGACCCAGTTCGGTACCGCCCTCGCAGTGGCCATCGTCCTCCTCGCTGTGACGACACCGCCACTAGTGAGTGGTGCGCCAAGCGCGAAGTCGGCCGAACTCACGCCTAACGCATCGTTCACACCGCAGGTCGTTCACGAACATCGCGGTGACATCGCCACAATTACCGTCGATTCGCCGAAGAGTGGCTACGTCAACATCGGGTCGCAAGATACAGCATTCTGGCTCAAGGTGAAAGTGGGGTCGGGAACGACTGAACTGAAGTTGAATACGTACAAAGCCGGGATGGCAGATTCGACAGCAGCGATGAAAGCCGCACTCGACGGCGGCACCGTCGTCAACAATCCGGCACCGACGCCGCTCGACAAGCCGTTAGGGGCTGCTCAGTACGAGATGAACGTGACGATGGACAACGGGCAGGAAATCGGCATCGGGAAGCTCATCATCGAAGAGCGCGCGACGAACAGTATCGAGACTCGCATCGCCCCGGAGAAACTCCAGTCCCAGGTCGAAAATCTGGAAATCACCGACCTCCCGAAACAGACGGTTGAGCCGTGGAACAACGGTTCGGTTGCGCACGAGGATTGGGTGTCTATTCACGTCAACGCATCTGGTCTCTCGGGGATGCTGACGAAAGAGAAACTCGACGGCCACGACGGCGACGGCATCCAACTCAAGTTCACGCAGACCAGTGGCGAACTGAACGAAGAACACAACGAGTTCTGGGCCAGCGAAGACGCTACGTACTTCATTGCCAACAAGTCTGGCGAAGGATTCTTCGTGCTTATCGACACCAACAAACACGGAATCGGCCCGGGGGAGCGCTACAACGTCACGTTCTCCGTGAAGAGACCGCTCGCTAGCGAGAAGGGCGAACGAGTGAGTACTTCGTTTAAGACGGTGCCGCGCCGGACAAAGATAAATCGAAACGGGGCCGGCGAGGAAGTCGTCGTGGACGGCAAGACCACGATATCGGGGAAGACGACGCTCACTCCGGGATCGACTATTAATTTGACAGTCCGAAACCAGACGCTTCCGCAGTTGTTCATGACGAAGCAAGTGGAGGTCCGGGGTGACCGAACGTTCGCGACGAATTTTGATTTCAGTGACGTGTCGCCGGGACGAGCGTTCGAGATTCGGCTTCCCGACTCAGACCGGAAGAAGTCCGTCCCCGGCGTCGTCGCCGGTGGCGAGCCGACGACTCCCGAGACGACGACCCCGCCGACCACCACGCGTCCGCCGACAACGACACCCGACGAAACCGACACGCCTGTCCAGACGACGACTACAGAACCGACCACACCCGCCACGACGGCGGGGTACACCCAGGCGGCCATCGGGGCGACCGAATCGCCACTCACCGAGCGGCCACTCGAAAACGCGAGTCAGAGCCAGGAAGGCGGCGAGAGCTTGGTGCCGGGCTTCGGAGTCGAACTAGCCATCGTTGCGCTCGCTGGCGCAGTGCTTCTCGCGCGGCGGTCGTCGGGGCGATGA
- a CDS encoding restriction endonuclease, whose protein sequence is MLQSMDKTAFGQFVAALWDQQGWQTQLKQDDGKCFVAVQRPQTGEEGLLWAVPASAGEVGGQQVQQFASLCQNYGVEESAIVAAGSFSQHAEKVAQGSNVDMLDGDTVQTLVEKQGLTDLLKKHAGESGGTDSGSSGDGDTSGDGDSPLAKVRATAQGVAGKVGGLAGGDSGVSLPVSGTAGIAVVLVVALLAAGVLFGPSLPFLGGGGDAPIATAATPTDENATTLYAGWNAERVDSIDPNESDDRAYYPPKGEQFVVVQFNFTNEGESDVPLNASSFKLRTENRTYGHQPLAGQRLFAGFTLGPGERYLDNALVFSIPKGADATLVYDSNVTGTPVNVEFERDTSLPTNVSEP, encoded by the coding sequence ATGTTACAGAGTATGGATAAGACGGCGTTCGGACAGTTCGTAGCGGCTCTCTGGGACCAGCAGGGCTGGCAGACACAACTCAAGCAGGACGACGGGAAGTGTTTCGTCGCGGTCCAACGTCCCCAGACCGGCGAAGAGGGGCTCCTCTGGGCGGTTCCTGCCAGTGCTGGCGAAGTCGGCGGTCAACAGGTCCAGCAGTTCGCCTCGTTGTGCCAGAACTACGGCGTCGAGGAGTCGGCCATCGTCGCCGCTGGGTCGTTCTCGCAGCACGCCGAGAAAGTCGCACAGGGGTCGAACGTGGACATGCTCGATGGCGACACCGTACAGACGCTTGTCGAGAAGCAGGGTCTGACCGACCTACTGAAGAAGCACGCCGGAGAATCGGGCGGGACCGATAGCGGCAGTAGTGGCGATGGAGATACGAGTGGAGACGGTGACTCGCCGCTAGCCAAGGTGCGTGCGACTGCTCAGGGGGTCGCAGGTAAGGTCGGCGGCCTCGCGGGTGGCGACTCTGGCGTTTCACTCCCCGTCTCAGGAACGGCGGGTATCGCCGTGGTGCTCGTCGTCGCACTACTGGCGGCCGGTGTGCTGTTCGGGCCGTCGCTCCCGTTCCTCGGCGGTGGGGGCGACGCGCCCATCGCCACGGCGGCGACACCGACCGACGAAAACGCGACGACGCTCTACGCGGGATGGAACGCAGAACGTGTCGATTCCATCGACCCGAACGAGAGCGACGACAGGGCGTACTACCCGCCGAAGGGCGAACAGTTCGTCGTCGTCCAGTTCAACTTCACGAACGAGGGCGAAAGCGACGTTCCACTGAATGCTTCCTCGTTCAAACTCCGCACCGAGAATCGAACGTACGGCCACCAACCGCTCGCCGGACAGCGACTCTTTGCCGGTTTCACCCTCGGTCCGGGAGAACGGTATCTGGACAACGCCCTCGTGTTCTCTATTCCGAAAGGTGCTGACGCGACGCTCGTCTACGACTCGAACGTGACCGGAACGCCGGTGAACGTCGAGTTCGAACGCGACACGAGTCTCCCGACGAACGTCAGCGAACCCTGA
- a CDS encoding GTPBP1 family GTP-binding protein, with the protein MCPDRAVLQQALERGEREGGSVEFKERLTRTVHLAEGRMESLAAQLRHRVLSGDGEATYVVGVTDDGGIAGISHEAFSESMDVLSLLAEEAGAHIEDVQTWGIDADGSASNRGGKSGVKGLVGVATICEGAVLDTDSEHIVVGTAGHVDHGKSTLVGSLVTGQPDDGEGGTRGYLDVQPHEVERGLSADLSYAVYGFGEDGPVRMDNPHRKSDRARVVEESDRLVSFVDTVGHEPWLRTTIRGLVGQKLDYGLLTVAADDGPTKTTREHLGVLLATELPTIVAITKADIVEEDRVLEVEREVERLLRDAGKTPLLVERHGVDAAIEEIDENVVPILTTSAVTMDGLDELDELFERLPKTTADSGPFRMYIDRTYSVTGVGAVASGTIMSGHVEAGDELLIGPMADGDFREVEVRSIEMHYHRVDEAKAGRIVGIALKGVREADIERGMVLLPADAEPEPVREFEAEVVVLNHPTRIGDGYEPVIHLETVSEAVKFFPEGGQLLPGDSGKTRVRFKFRPYLVEEGQKFVFREGQSKGVGTVTNITPE; encoded by the coding sequence ATGTGCCCTGACCGGGCCGTGCTACAGCAGGCCCTCGAACGTGGCGAGCGTGAGGGCGGAAGCGTCGAATTCAAGGAACGTCTCACGAGGACGGTTCACCTCGCGGAAGGCCGGATGGAGAGTCTGGCCGCGCAACTCCGCCACCGCGTTCTCTCCGGTGACGGCGAGGCGACGTACGTCGTCGGCGTCACCGACGACGGCGGCATCGCGGGTATCAGCCACGAAGCCTTCTCCGAATCGATGGACGTACTGAGCCTGCTCGCCGAGGAGGCGGGCGCGCACATCGAAGACGTACAGACGTGGGGCATCGACGCCGACGGCAGCGCATCCAATCGCGGTGGAAAGAGCGGCGTGAAGGGTCTCGTCGGCGTGGCGACCATCTGTGAAGGCGCAGTCTTAGATACGGACAGCGAACACATCGTGGTCGGTACCGCAGGCCACGTGGACCACGGGAAATCGACGCTCGTCGGGTCACTCGTGACCGGGCAACCCGACGACGGTGAGGGCGGCACCCGCGGCTATCTCGACGTGCAGCCACACGAAGTCGAGCGTGGACTCTCGGCGGACCTCTCCTACGCCGTCTACGGGTTCGGCGAGGACGGGCCGGTTCGGATGGACAACCCGCACCGGAAGTCCGACCGTGCGCGAGTAGTCGAGGAGAGCGACCGCCTAGTCTCGTTCGTTGACACCGTCGGTCACGAACCGTGGCTCCGAACTACGATTCGCGGGCTGGTCGGTCAGAAACTCGACTACGGCCTGCTGACCGTGGCCGCGGACGACGGCCCGACGAAGACGACGCGCGAGCATCTCGGGGTCTTGCTCGCTACTGAACTGCCGACAATCGTCGCCATCACGAAAGCCGACATCGTGGAAGAAGACCGCGTGCTGGAGGTCGAACGCGAAGTCGAGCGCCTGCTCCGGGACGCTGGCAAGACGCCGTTGCTCGTCGAACGCCACGGCGTCGATGCCGCTATCGAGGAGATCGACGAGAACGTCGTGCCGATTCTCACGACCAGCGCGGTCACGATGGACGGCTTGGACGAGTTAGACGAGTTGTTCGAGCGACTACCGAAGACGACGGCCGACAGCGGTCCCTTCCGGATGTACATCGACCGCACCTACTCGGTGACGGGCGTCGGCGCAGTTGCGTCGGGGACTATCATGTCCGGCCACGTCGAAGCGGGTGACGAACTCCTCATCGGTCCGATGGCCGACGGTGACTTCCGCGAGGTGGAGGTGCGCTCCATCGAGATGCACTACCACCGCGTGGACGAAGCCAAGGCGGGCCGCATCGTCGGCATCGCGCTGAAGGGAGTGCGAGAGGCCGACATCGAACGCGGGATGGTACTGTTACCGGCTGACGCCGAGCCAGAGCCGGTCCGGGAGTTCGAGGCCGAAGTCGTCGTCCTGAACCATCCGACTCGCATCGGAGACGGCTACGAACCCGTGATTCACCTCGAAACGGTGAGCGAGGCGGTGAAGTTCTTCCCCGAGGGCGGCCAACTGTTGCCCGGCGACTCCGGGAAGACCAGAGTTCGGTTCAAGTTCCGCCCGTATCTCGTGGAAGAAGGCCAGAAGTTCGTCTTCCGCGAGGGCCAGAGCAAGGGTGTCGGCACGGTGACGAATATCACCCCCGAATAG
- a CDS encoding HAD family hydrolase: MPNSDIETILFDLDGTLVDYERPPTELLDHAFRRAGVEPFFEIGDYLDRFHEHTGPNVSIDEVRARCFEAIAESYGRDPEVSREIAEIYAAERDHSQVAPLPGAHDLLETLASEYRLGLVTNGPPGMQTTKLEAAGLTDYFEELVFAGHDTAAKPEAEPFEVALNALDSTPERTLHVGNSISSDVAGAHAAGVGSVWVPAERGVEPEPKPNYAFDSLASLEARPWAN; the protein is encoded by the coding sequence ATGCCAAATTCCGACATCGAGACCATCCTCTTCGACTTAGACGGCACGCTTGTAGACTACGAACGGCCGCCAACCGAGTTGCTCGACCACGCCTTCCGACGCGCAGGCGTAGAGCCGTTCTTCGAAATCGGCGACTACCTCGACCGATTCCACGAACACACCGGCCCGAACGTGAGCATCGACGAAGTGCGCGCCCGGTGTTTCGAAGCGATTGCAGAGTCGTACGGACGCGACCCGGAAGTCAGCCGTGAAATAGCGGAAATCTACGCCGCCGAGCGCGACCACTCGCAAGTGGCACCGCTGCCCGGGGCACACGACCTGCTCGAAACGCTCGCCAGCGAGTACCGACTCGGCCTCGTGACGAACGGTCCACCGGGGATGCAGACCACCAAACTCGAAGCTGCCGGACTCACCGACTACTTCGAGGAGTTGGTGTTCGCGGGTCACGACACCGCCGCCAAACCGGAGGCCGAACCGTTCGAAGTCGCCCTGAACGCCCTCGATTCGACGCCGGAGCGTACGCTCCACGTCGGCAACTCCATCTCTTCTGACGTTGCGGGCGCACACGCCGCGGGCGTCGGCTCTGTCTGGGTGCCAGCGGAGCGCGGTGTCGAACCGGAGCCGAAGCCGAACTACGCGTTCGACTCGCTGGCGTCACTGGAAGCGCGCCCCTGGGCGAACTAA
- the gcvPA gene encoding aminomethyl-transferring glycine dehydrogenase subunit GcvPA, with translation MSGRNERGERGSPYAPHTAAETAAMLDAVGADDVTELFDIPESVAFDGEFGIDARTERETERHVEGMLARNEDLSEFLGRGHYEHYVPSLVDHISQRSEFLTSYTQYQPEITQGFLQVLFEYQSMLVELTGLGVVNASMYDHATALAEAALLAARVRQTSGDRVLVPEYILPERRDVLRNYTEGAGLSVETYGTEDGNVDADALEDAIDDEAVLVYAENPTTFGTIEENLEAVGELADDHDALFCLGTDPVALALLQEPEQVGADVVVGDAASLGLPTAYGMGLGLFATREDFVRQVPGRLVGASEDADDQRAYTLTLQTREQHIRKERATSNICTNQAWVALRTAIHAAYLGPSGLVDLANDCVSLATDLAARLDEVKGVQAPVHDRHHFREFVAHTDQPAKAVVEDLEAEGFAVHKIGEHHVQVCITDANEHAADALVAAFDEVA, from the coding sequence ATGAGCGGACGAAACGAGCGCGGGGAACGGGGAAGCCCGTACGCTCCACACACCGCCGCCGAGACGGCGGCGATGCTCGACGCCGTGGGCGCAGACGACGTAACGGAACTGTTCGACATTCCCGAGTCGGTCGCCTTCGACGGCGAGTTCGGTATCGACGCCCGCACCGAACGGGAGACCGAGCGCCACGTCGAAGGGATGTTGGCGCGAAACGAGGACCTGTCCGAGTTCCTCGGGCGAGGCCACTACGAACACTACGTGCCCTCGCTGGTGGACCACATCTCCCAACGCTCCGAGTTTCTGACTTCCTACACGCAGTACCAACCGGAAATCACGCAGGGGTTCTTGCAGGTGCTCTTCGAGTATCAGTCGATGCTGGTCGAGTTGACCGGTCTCGGCGTGGTCAACGCCTCGATGTACGACCACGCGACCGCACTGGCCGAGGCCGCACTGCTCGCGGCCCGCGTGCGCCAGACCTCCGGCGACCGCGTGCTGGTTCCGGAGTACATCCTGCCCGAACGCCGCGACGTGCTGCGAAACTACACCGAGGGCGCAGGGCTCTCCGTCGAGACCTACGGCACGGAAGACGGCAACGTCGATGCCGACGCGCTCGAAGACGCCATCGACGACGAGGCCGTGTTGGTCTACGCAGAGAACCCGACGACGTTCGGGACCATCGAAGAGAACTTGGAGGCTGTCGGCGAACTCGCCGACGACCACGACGCGCTGTTCTGTCTCGGCACCGACCCAGTGGCGCTCGCGCTCCTCCAAGAACCCGAGCAGGTCGGCGCAGACGTAGTGGTCGGTGACGCCGCGTCGCTCGGCCTGCCGACCGCCTACGGAATGGGTCTCGGTCTGTTCGCCACGCGCGAGGACTTCGTCCGGCAGGTCCCCGGCCGTCTCGTCGGCGCGAGCGAAGACGCAGACGACCAGCGTGCCTACACGCTGACGCTCCAGACCCGCGAACAGCACATCCGCAAAGAGCGCGCGACGAGCAACATCTGCACGAATCAGGCGTGGGTCGCGCTCCGCACTGCGATTCACGCCGCGTATCTCGGGCCGTCCGGACTGGTGGACCTCGCTAACGACTGTGTCAGCCTCGCCACCGACCTCGCCGCGAGGTTGGACGAGGTGAAGGGCGTCCAAGCGCCCGTCCACGACCGCCACCACTTCCGGGAGTTCGTCGCTCACACCGACCAACCCGCGAAGGCAGTGGTCGAAGACCTCGAAGCGGAGGGCTTCGCAGTCCACAAAATCGGCGAACATCACGTACAAGTCTGTATCACCGACGCGAACGAACACGCCGCGGATGCGCTCGTCGCGGCGTTCGACGAGGTGGCCTAA